AAGGATGGATTGAGACTAACAAGTTCAAACGATGTGTTTGTCGTCGAGCCATTGTTTCAAACTCATGGATCAATGGAGTTTTACCGAGGATACATACAACCTCTGGGACAATATTTCTCTGAGGCACACCAACATGGAGTTATTGAATATGTTACGGTTATGGCAGGCCGATTAACAGTTGAAGTAGACGGGAACACTTATCACTTAGATGAGCACGACTCGATTCGTTTTAGAGCGGATCGTTCCCATAAATATGTTAACCCTTCCGAAACATTAACCATTTTGCACTTTGTTATTTCTTATAATAATCGTTAAAAACGTTATCACTTCAAGAACTCGTTTCATTACATTTGAACAAAACATCTCAGAACTTAAGTCACTATAGAAAAGATCAACTTTACTTCAAACTTGAGTATAAAATAACATCGGTAAATCATTGTATAGTTATTGAGCGTGACGAAAATCCATTGATGATGGCTTTATTTAATAAAAAAAGCGAAATCATCATCTGATTTCGCCTTGTTCTAAGTATGGATTACTGTGGAAAACGTTGTTCAACTGCTTGACAGATTTCATCAGCTGTCATACCTCGTGCTTCGATAACAGCACCTTTTGTAACTGCAGTTGACATACCCATCATATTTTTGTCTTGACCAGTTATTACGCAACAATCACATTCATTTGCATCTTGTTCTTGTTTTAATTGTACAATGTCATAACCTTTTTCTTGAAGTGATAACGTTTTT
The nucleotide sequence above comes from Bacillus solimangrovi. Encoded proteins:
- a CDS encoding helix-turn-helix domain-containing protein → MNVGKPFDEENVGKQIGVNLRQFRTSKGFSIETFAQQIGVSKLTLIKIEHGEANPTLSVIWKIANGLNIPITTLLSIEPEVTIARKKDGLRLTSSNDVFVVEPLFQTHGSMEFYRGYIQPLGQYFSEAHQHGVIEYVTVMAGRLTVEVDGNTYHLDEHDSIRFRADRSHKYVNPSETLTILHFVISYNNR
- a CDS encoding YkuS family protein; its protein translation is KTLSLQEKGYDIVQLKQEQDANECDCCVITGQDKNMMGMSTAVTKGAVIEARGMTADEICQAVEQRFPQ